The genome window CCTCGACGAGGACGCCTTCGTCACAGCTCTGGTCCCACTCATCGTCGACCTGGTCCGGCACGGTCTCCTGATCCCCGCTGACCTGGTGGCCGACACTGCGCCGCCCGCACCGGGAGCGGACCGGTGAAGGCGGTGGTGAGCACGGTTTCCGTAGCCTCGGTGTCCGTCGGCGGTGTCGTGGTCGGAGAGGTGGACGCCGACCGGGACGGGGCCGGACGCGGGGCACTGCTGGTTCTGGTGGCTGCCGGTCGGGAGGATGCTCCGGACGCCTGGCGGACGATGGCCCGGAAAATCGCCGATCTCCGGTTACTTCCCGCACCGGGGTGTCCGTGGGACTCTCCCCGCGACCGTTCGGCGGTCGACAACGTGGCCGAGGTCCTTGTGGTCAGCCAGTTCACGCTGCTGGGTGCGACAGCGAAAGGGCGTCGGCCGTCCTGGTCCGCGGCAGCCCCCGGCACCGAGGCAGAACCCGTCATCGACCGGATTGTCACGGATCTCCGGAGCCGGGGCCTTCGGGTGGAGACCGGGTGTTTTGGCGCGACGATGGAGGTCTCGTCGGTGAATCAAGGCCCTTATACCGTTCTCGTCGACGCTTGATCGGGAACAGATCGGTCTACTCACCCCTGTTCGGGGGTATCACCTCTGTTCCAACTCCTGTAATTCACGATAGGCTTTCCGAAATCTGTCACCGCAGGATACGGCCTGACCACACCCCGTCTACCGCCGTCGCCCGCGGTCGCCCGCACCACCACCGGTCGCGTCCGATCCGGTCTTCGGGGAACAAATTCCCGGGGACAACCGTTGGACCGGTGAGTGCTTCGGACAACCAACCCGGGAGGTCACCCGCATGAGCAACACCACCACACGGAACGCCGCGAAAACGGCAGACAAGGACATCCTGGACACCGCCAGTTCCGACGAGGACCGGGTCGACGAGATCGACGCCCTCGGCGCGCCCGAGGAGGACCAGAACGCCGCTGATGACGCCGCTGATGACGCCGGAGAGACAGAGGACGCCGACGCGGACACCGCTGCGACACAAGAGGACGACCGGGCCCGTGACAAGGGTCGGCGTCGGGGGAACAACGAGAATCCCTCGGCCGACCTGGTGCGCGTCTACCTCAACGGGATCGGCAAGACCGCCCTGCTGACCGCCGAGGACGAGGTGGAGCTGTCCAAGCGGATCGAGGCCGGGCTCTACGCCGAGCATCTGCTCGACAACGGCGAGAAGCTCACCCGAGCACGGAAGCGGGATCTGAAGATCCTCGCGCGCGAGGGCCGCGCAGCGCGGACCCACCTTCTGGAGGCGAACCTGCGCCTCGTGGTTTCCCTGGCCAAGCGTTACACCGGTCGTGGGATGCCCCTGCTGGACCTGATCCAGGAAGGCAACCTGGGACTGATCCGCGCCATGGAGAAGTTCGACTACGCCAAGGGCTTCAAGTTCTCGACCTACGCCACGTGGTGGATCCGCCAGGCCATCACCCGCGGCATGGCCGACCAGTCCCGCACCATCCGACTTCCTGTTCATCTCGTCGAGCAGGTCAATAAGCTGTCCCGGATCAAGCGGGAGATGTACCAGCACCTGGGCCGGGAGGCCACGAACGAGGAGTTGGCGGAGGAATCGGGGATCGACGAATCCAAGATCGAGACCCTCCTCAAGCAGTCCCGCGACCCGGTGAGCCTGGACATGCCGGTCGGGTCCGATGAAGAGGCCCCGCTGGGCGACTTCATCGAGGACTCGGACTCCTCCGATGCCGAGGCCGCCGTCGTCGCGTCGCTCCGACACTCCGATGTCCGCGCGGTCCTCGACACCCTCGAGGAGCGGGAGCAGGACGTCATCAAGCTGCGATACGGGCTCGATGACGGGATGCCACGCACCCTCGACCAGATCGGTCGGAGTTTCGGACTGTCCCGTGAACGCGTACGGCAGATCGAGCGCGAGGTCATGGCGAAGCTGCGCGAAGGTGACCGGGCCGACAAGCTGCGCGAATACGCTGTGTGACATTCGTTGACGACCGGACTAGCCCCCTGGCCCCGGTCGAACGTGTACCTTATGAGTGATTGGCAGGTTTAGTCTGATCGACTATCACAGAAAGGCCGTTGTCGAGTGAAGGATCTCGTCGATACCACCGAGATGTACCTCCGGACGATTTTCGAGCTGGAGGAAGAAGGCATCCCACCGCTGCGTGCCCGCATCGCCGAGCGGCTCGAGCAGTCCGGCCCCACGGTCAGCCAGACCGTCGCCCGTATGGAACGTGACGGTCTGCTCTGGATCGCCGACGACCGCTCGCTCAAGCTCACCGAAGAGGGACGAGCCCACGCCACCTCGGTCATGCGTAAGCACCGGCTCGCCGAGCGTCTCCTGCTCGACGTCATCGGGCTCCCCTGGGAATCCGTCCACGACGAGGCCTGCCGCTGGGAGCACGTCATGGGCGACGAGGTCGAGAAGCGCCTTCTCGACGTCCTCGGGGACCACGAGACCTCCCCGTTCGGTAACCCGGTTCCCGGGCTGGAGAAGCTCGGTGCCACCTCCGTGGCGCCTCCGTCGGACTCCCACCGCGCATCTGATCTGGACCTCAGCACGCCGACCCGGATCAGGGTCGTCAGCATCAATGAGATCGTTCAGGTCGAGCACAAGATCATCACGAAGCTCGGCCAGTTCAACATCCGGCCCGGGGCCGTCGTCACGGTGCAGGACACCCCGGACGGGCTGTCGATCACCTCGGACTCGGGTACCGTCACACTCCCCGACGAACTCGGACACGCCATCCGCGTCATCGTCGAGGAGGCCTGACCCACCATGGCGTTGTCTCCCGGAGAACACGTACTCGTCACCGGCGGTGCCGGCTATGTCGGCAGTGTCTGCGCCACGGTCCTCGTGGAGCAGGGGTACCGTGTGACGGTCATTGACGACCTGTCCACCGGTAACCGCGAGGCGGTCCCCGACGGGGCACACTTCCTCGAAGGTGATGTGCTCGACGCCGCTCCCGGCGTCCTGGCCGACGACTGCGCCGCTGTCTTCCACTTCGCCGCAAAATCACTGGTCGGCGAATCCGTGGTCTCCCCCGCCAAGTACTGGTCCGGGAATGTTGTCACCTCACTGCGACTGCTCGACCTCATGCGGGCCGCCGGGGTGGACAATCTCGTCTTCTCCTCCACCGCCGCCTGCTACGGCGAGCCGGCGACCGTGCCGATCACCGAAGATCTCCCGACGGCGCCGACCAACCCCTACGGGGCGTCGAAGTTGGCGATCGACCACATCATCACCTCGTACGCCGCCGCCTACGGCCTCGGAGCGACGAGCCTTCGGTACTTCAACGTCGCCGGAGCCTACGGCACTGTCGGGGAGAACCGTGCCGTGGAAACCCATCTCATTCCACTGATCCTCCAGGTCGCACTCGGTGCCCGGGAGAAG of Corynebacterium terpenotabidum Y-11 contains these proteins:
- a CDS encoding sigma-70 family RNA polymerase sigma factor: MSNTTTRNAAKTADKDILDTASSDEDRVDEIDALGAPEEDQNAADDAADDAGETEDADADTAATQEDDRARDKGRRRGNNENPSADLVRVYLNGIGKTALLTAEDEVELSKRIEAGLYAEHLLDNGEKLTRARKRDLKILAREGRAARTHLLEANLRLVVSLAKRYTGRGMPLLDLIQEGNLGLIRAMEKFDYAKGFKFSTYATWWIRQAITRGMADQSRTIRLPVHLVEQVNKLSRIKREMYQHLGREATNEELAEESGIDESKIETLLKQSRDPVSLDMPVGSDEEAPLGDFIEDSDSSDAEAAVVASLRHSDVRAVLDTLEEREQDVIKLRYGLDDGMPRTLDQIGRSFGLSRERVRQIEREVMAKLREGDRADKLREYAV
- a CDS encoding D-aminoacyl-tRNA deacylase, which translates into the protein MKAVVSTVSVASVSVGGVVVGEVDADRDGAGRGALLVLVAAGREDAPDAWRTMARKIADLRLLPAPGCPWDSPRDRSAVDNVAEVLVVSQFTLLGATAKGRRPSWSAAAPGTEAEPVIDRIVTDLRSRGLRVETGCFGATMEVSSVNQGPYTVLVDA
- the galE gene encoding UDP-glucose 4-epimerase GalE, whose protein sequence is MALSPGEHVLVTGGAGYVGSVCATVLVEQGYRVTVIDDLSTGNREAVPDGAHFLEGDVLDAAPGVLADDCAAVFHFAAKSLVGESVVSPAKYWSGNVVTSLRLLDLMRAAGVDNLVFSSTAACYGEPATVPITEDLPTAPTNPYGASKLAIDHIITSYAAAYGLGATSLRYFNVAGAYGTVGENRAVETHLIPLILQVALGAREKIMIFGDDWPTADGTCVRDYIHIRDLADAHILAASSNTPGSHRIFNLGSGDGFSVQQVVETCRKVTGHPIPAEVAPRRGGDPATLIASSARAMAELGWSPTRSDLTTIVGDAWAFTSQLGGRAHFARG
- a CDS encoding metal-dependent transcriptional regulator; its protein translation is MKDLVDTTEMYLRTIFELEEEGIPPLRARIAERLEQSGPTVSQTVARMERDGLLWIADDRSLKLTEEGRAHATSVMRKHRLAERLLLDVIGLPWESVHDEACRWEHVMGDEVEKRLLDVLGDHETSPFGNPVPGLEKLGATSVAPPSDSHRASDLDLSTPTRIRVVSINEIVQVEHKIITKLGQFNIRPGAVVTVQDTPDGLSITSDSGTVTLPDELGHAIRVIVEEA